In Synechocystis sp. PCC 6714, the following are encoded in one genomic region:
- a CDS encoding low-complexity tail membrane protein — MGASFRAEPFLWIHLAGIAVVPLALLVMMLGLGVGTPFSAYGVELILLIVLGWLPVMVMQWFKPFEIFGLLIIALRPDSLGEDQLRILSLFKRGQQRWITLLGGMISLGLLWLVYYFAPIAYPWVTDLPQIRLAGLLLGAIAYLMVNLFLQVPLSVLGVLSTSQSKFTETIPLDPNQIKQQFTIPGVKLRQIPLVPRISS; from the coding sequence ATGGGCGCATCTTTTCGAGCAGAACCATTTCTCTGGATCCATTTAGCAGGCATCGCAGTGGTGCCCCTGGCCCTATTGGTGATGATGCTGGGCTTAGGCGTGGGAACGCCTTTTTCGGCCTATGGTGTGGAACTGATTTTGTTAATTGTATTGGGCTGGTTGCCGGTGATGGTGATGCAATGGTTTAAGCCCTTTGAAATTTTTGGTTTGTTGATCATTGCTCTACGCCCGGATAGTTTGGGGGAAGACCAACTGCGAATTCTTAGTTTATTCAAACGAGGACAGCAACGGTGGATTACTTTGTTGGGGGGAATGATTAGCTTAGGTTTGCTCTGGCTGGTGTATTATTTTGCCCCGATCGCCTATCCTTGGGTGACGGATTTACCCCAGATTCGTTTGGCAGGTTTATTGCTGGGGGCGATCGCCTATCTGATGGTTAACCTATTTTTGCAGGTGCCCCTGAGTGTGTTGGGGGTGTTATCCACAAGCCAGTCCAAGTTTACTGAGACGATTCCCCTAGATCCGAATCAGATCAAACAACAGTTCACCATTCCCGGCGTTAAATTACGGCAAATTCCCCTGGTGCCAAGGATTAGCTCTTAA
- a CDS encoding TIGR03960 family B12-binding radical SAM protein: MSVPVETLINAEIHKPARYLGNELGAVHKNWDRATVRWVLTYPEVYELGASNLGHILLYNIINAQPRQLCDRTYLPAADLAAKLKETNTPLFALESRRYLPEFDILGFSLSYELGATNILEMLQLAQIPLTWQARKNGDYPLIFAGGQTATSNPEPYADFFDFIALGDGEELLPEIGLVLEEGKLKGLTKEDLLLDLAQVPGVYVPRFYDMADDGSVHPNRDDVPSKILRRVATPIPAYSIGLVPLIETVHDRLTVEIRRGCTRGCRFCQPGMLTRPARDVEPEAVIDAIETGIRQTGYNEFSLLSLSCSDYLALPAVGLEIRNRLKNENIALTLPSQRVDRFDENIANILGGTRQGSLTFAPEAGTQRLRDVINKGLTNEELLRGIKTAVEQGWDKIKLYFMIGLPGETDVDVLGIVETVQWLRQECRLPKRRALDFNLTISNFTPKPHTPFQWHSVSTSEFRRKQDLLKQAFKGMRGVKVNYTDVRISAMEDFVGRGDRRLSQVVRRAWELGAGMDAWWESLDKAYGAWAQAIEEADLTWKYRLVEDGEWNIFHGDTPDENVYDAPLPWDHLDTGIDKTWLKNDLFKALEAATVPDCSFDGCSHCGVCGVDFGHNIIAPVPPIPVFDGDFKPNTDRVQRLRVWFGKQNSMALVSHLDLVRLFDRAMRRTGLPIAFTGGFHPGPRISIANALPLGSSSSGEIVDFDLTEMLDPEEFQQRLTTVLPPDLPLYRVEEVDPKSPAVTQLLAQARYQVQLITEESVALTQWQAWTAEILARQEILWEKTTKRGKKVTLNLREQLLDLSLLAMTPEGITVDYTGTCRNDGTQLQPRNLAYLFEQVSGVSMQLGHIHRQGLVLDKHEQEI; this comes from the coding sequence ATGTCAGTGCCCGTCGAAACCTTGATTAATGCCGAGATCCATAAACCTGCCCGGTATCTAGGCAACGAATTGGGGGCTGTGCATAAGAACTGGGACAGGGCCACAGTGCGTTGGGTGTTGACCTATCCCGAAGTTTACGAACTGGGGGCTTCTAACCTGGGGCATATTTTGCTCTACAACATCATCAACGCTCAACCCCGGCAATTGTGTGATCGTACCTATCTCCCCGCCGCTGATTTAGCCGCCAAGCTAAAGGAAACTAATACTCCTTTATTTGCCCTAGAATCCCGTCGTTACCTGCCAGAATTTGACATTTTAGGCTTTAGTTTGAGCTATGAACTAGGGGCCACTAATATTTTGGAAATGTTGCAATTGGCCCAGATTCCTCTCACTTGGCAAGCAAGAAAAAATGGGGATTATCCGCTAATTTTTGCCGGGGGACAAACTGCGACTTCCAACCCGGAACCCTACGCCGACTTTTTTGATTTTATTGCCCTAGGAGACGGGGAAGAATTATTGCCAGAAATTGGCTTGGTGCTAGAAGAAGGCAAACTAAAAGGATTAACCAAAGAAGATTTATTACTGGATTTGGCACAAGTGCCAGGGGTTTATGTGCCCCGCTTTTACGATATGGCCGATGATGGTTCCGTCCATCCAAATCGAGATGATGTACCAAGTAAAATTCTGCGGCGGGTAGCCACTCCCATTCCGGCCTACTCCATTGGTTTAGTACCCTTAATTGAAACTGTCCACGATCGCCTCACGGTGGAAATTCGTCGGGGTTGCACCAGGGGCTGTCGTTTTTGCCAACCGGGGATGTTAACTCGGCCCGCCAGGGATGTGGAACCGGAAGCGGTGATCGATGCCATTGAAACCGGTATTCGGCAAACGGGCTATAACGAATTTTCTTTGCTTTCCCTCAGTTGTTCCGATTATTTAGCTTTACCGGCGGTGGGACTGGAAATCAGAAATCGTCTCAAAAATGAAAATATTGCCCTCACTTTGCCCAGCCAACGGGTGGATCGGTTTGATGAAAACATTGCCAATATTTTGGGGGGAACTCGTCAAGGTAGTTTGACCTTTGCACCGGAAGCAGGCACCCAAAGGTTGCGGGACGTGATTAACAAAGGTTTAACCAACGAAGAATTACTGCGGGGGATTAAAACGGCCGTGGAACAGGGTTGGGACAAAATCAAACTCTATTTCATGATTGGCCTGCCGGGGGAAACCGATGTCGATGTCCTGGGCATTGTGGAAACAGTGCAATGGTTGCGCCAGGAATGTCGTTTGCCGAAACGTCGAGCTTTGGATTTTAATCTGACTATTTCCAACTTCACCCCCAAACCCCATACCCCTTTCCAATGGCATTCCGTTTCCACCAGTGAGTTTCGCCGTAAGCAGGATTTATTAAAACAAGCTTTCAAAGGCATGCGGGGGGTCAAAGTTAACTACACTGATGTCCGCATTTCCGCCATGGAGGATTTCGTCGGTCGAGGCGATCGCCGTTTGAGTCAAGTGGTACGTCGGGCCTGGGAATTGGGGGCGGGCATGGATGCCTGGTGGGAAAGTTTAGACAAAGCCTATGGAGCCTGGGCCCAGGCGATCGAAGAAGCGGATTTAACCTGGAAATATCGCCTGGTGGAAGACGGAGAATGGAACATTTTCCATGGGGATACTCCGGACGAAAACGTCTATGATGCCCCCCTACCCTGGGATCACCTCGATACAGGCATTGATAAAACCTGGCTCAAAAACGATTTGTTTAAAGCCCTAGAAGCGGCCACCGTCCCCGACTGTTCCTTCGATGGTTGTTCCCATTGCGGCGTTTGTGGGGTGGATTTTGGCCATAACATCATTGCTCCCGTACCCCCTATTCCCGTTTTTGATGGAGACTTTAAACCCAACACTGACCGAGTGCAACGGCTCCGGGTTTGGTTTGGCAAGCAAAATTCCATGGCGTTAGTTAGTCACCTGGATTTGGTACGCCTATTTGATCGGGCCATGCGTCGTACAGGTTTACCTATTGCCTTCACTGGGGGATTCCATCCCGGCCCCAGAATTTCCATTGCCAATGCTTTACCTTTGGGTTCCAGTAGTAGCGGAGAAATTGTCGATTTTGATCTGACAGAAATGCTTGATCCTGAAGAGTTTCAGCAACGATTAACCACCGTTTTGCCGCCAGATTTACCTCTTTATCGGGTGGAAGAAGTGGATCCCAAATCTCCAGCGGTGACGCAATTATTGGCCCAAGCCCGTTATCAAGTGCAGTTAATAACCGAAGAATCGGTGGCATTGACCCAATGGCAAGCTTGGACGGCAGAAATTCTCGCTCGGCAGGAAATATTGTGGGAAAAGACGACTAAACGGGGCAAAAAAGTTACCCTCAATTTACGGGAGCAGTTGCTTGATTTGTCTCTCCTGGCAATGACACCAGAGGGCATCACTGTGGATTACACTGGAACCTGCCGTAATGATGGCACCCAGCTACAACCCCGCAATTTGGCCTATTTGTTTGAGCAGGTAAGTGGAGTTAGTATGCAATTAGGGCACATCCATCGTCAGGGGTTGGTGCTCGACAAACATGAACAAGAAATATGA
- a CDS encoding 4'-phosphopantetheinyl transferase superfamily protein — MFPQPQIWFCPTDRLLLSGYQILLSPEEIARSERYRQPQDKQRFLTMRLALRIILASQLECLPQQLQFTYGPQGKPELVNRERRSPWFNLAHSGNYGLIGLSTEGEIGVDLQIMVPKAHGLKLARRFFSLQETQQLENLPPGERTKLFYQLWTAKEAFLKATGQGISGGLHQVIPSKNLDQYQCLPSNYETKQWQLSSQRLFGNQADQTVNDNYWTAIAWRTNPVNRPPSSPWPTIEPFSWPRNLDSFL, encoded by the coding sequence GTGTTCCCCCAGCCCCAAATTTGGTTTTGTCCCACCGATCGCCTCTTGCTTTCCGGTTATCAAATTCTATTAAGCCCGGAAGAAATAGCCCGCAGTGAACGCTACCGACAACCCCAAGATAAACAGCGGTTTTTAACCATGCGGCTGGCGTTAAGGATTATTTTGGCTAGTCAGCTTGAATGTCTGCCCCAGCAATTACAGTTCACCTATGGCCCCCAAGGTAAGCCGGAGTTAGTGAACAGAGAACGGCGATCGCCATGGTTTAACCTCGCCCACAGTGGTAATTATGGCTTGATTGGTTTAAGTACAGAGGGGGAAATTGGGGTTGATTTGCAAATCATGGTCCCTAAAGCCCATGGCTTAAAATTAGCTAGACGATTTTTTTCCCTGCAGGAAACCCAGCAATTGGAAAATTTGCCACCGGGGGAAAGAACTAAACTTTTTTACCAGCTTTGGACGGCCAAGGAGGCATTTTTAAAAGCCACGGGGCAGGGCATCAGCGGCGGTCTGCACCAAGTTATACCGAGCAAAAATTTAGATCAATATCAATGCTTACCAAGTAACTACGAAACGAAGCAGTGGCAATTATCCAGTCAGCGTTTATTTGGGAATCAGGCAGATCAGACTGTGAACGATAATTATTGGACGGCGATCGCCTGGCGCACTAATCCGGTCAACAGGCCCCCATCTTCCCCGTGGCCGACCATTGAACCATTCTCCTGGCCCCGTAACCTTGATTCATTTCTCTAG
- the pheS gene encoding phenylalanine--tRNA ligase subunit alpha, translated as MTISLEADLKSLQQSAQEAINRCDDLDELDKLRVQYLGKKGELSLILKGMGKLSAEERPKFGAIANEVKEALQHDLESRKTNLQNAAIEAQLAAETLDVTMAGSYRPQGRRHPLNSTVDRVLDIFVGLGYTVATGPQVETDYYNFEALNIPADHPARDMQDTFFLKDGRLLRTHTSPVQIRYMEKHDPPIRIVAPGRVYRRDTVDATHSAVFHQVELLAIDKGLSFTHLKGTIQAFIKQMFGEALPIRFRASYFPFTEPSAEVDVQWQGKWLEVMGCGMVDPNVMEAVGYDPEIYTGFAAGFGVERFAMVLHQIDDIRRLYNSDLRFLRQF; from the coding sequence ATGACTATTTCTTTGGAAGCTGATTTAAAATCCCTGCAACAATCTGCCCAGGAGGCGATCAATCGTTGTGATGACCTGGATGAGTTGGATAAATTACGGGTGCAATATCTGGGCAAAAAAGGGGAACTGTCCCTGATTCTCAAGGGCATGGGCAAACTTTCGGCGGAGGAAAGACCTAAATTTGGGGCGATCGCCAATGAAGTGAAAGAAGCGCTCCAGCATGATTTGGAATCCCGCAAAACTAACCTACAAAATGCGGCGATCGAGGCCCAACTCGCGGCGGAAACCTTAGATGTGACCATGGCGGGCAGTTACCGTCCCCAGGGCCGTCGCCATCCCCTCAATAGCACCGTTGACCGGGTATTGGATATTTTTGTGGGCTTGGGCTACACCGTCGCCACGGGGCCCCAGGTGGAAACGGATTATTACAACTTTGAAGCATTAAATATCCCCGCTGACCACCCCGCCCGGGATATGCAGGACACCTTCTTTTTAAAAGATGGCCGCCTGCTCCGCACCCACACTTCTCCGGTGCAAATTCGCTATATGGAGAAGCACGATCCCCCCATCCGCATTGTCGCCCCCGGTCGAGTTTATCGTCGGGATACGGTGGATGCGACCCACTCTGCGGTATTCCATCAAGTGGAACTGCTGGCGATCGATAAAGGTTTATCTTTCACCCATTTGAAAGGAACCATCCAGGCGTTTATCAAACAAATGTTCGGAGAAGCTTTACCGATCCGTTTCCGGGCTAGCTATTTTCCTTTTACCGAACCGTCGGCGGAAGTGGACGTGCAATGGCAAGGGAAATGGTTGGAGGTGATGGGCTGTGGCATGGTGGACCCCAACGTAATGGAAGCAGTGGGCTATGATCCAGAAATTTACACCGGCTTTGCGGCGGGCTTTGGGGTAGAAAGATTTGCCATGGTGTTACACCAAATTGACGATATTCGTCGGCTCTATAACAGTGATTTACGCTTTCTGCGCCAGTTTTAA